A single Nicotiana tabacum cultivar K326 chromosome 5, ASM71507v2, whole genome shotgun sequence DNA region contains:
- the LOC142180769 gene encoding uncharacterized protein LOC142180769, with amino-acid sequence MAQNMSDPGSFIIPCTIGSYAFAKALCDLEAIINLMSLAVYTKLGIGRARLTSMLLQLADRTVKRPTGILDDVLVQVGKFVFPADFVILDCEVDEEIPITLGRPFLATGRALIDCETGELKMRPNDEEVIFNVQHSMRRPSEYVNCSIVEAVDVILQEDDVTLTAKDPLEACLINLEEMDGEGLVEWVMALEGQGFWKREPQFESLELEKRATPPAKPSVEEPPKLELKLLPTHLRLAFEELNKRLVTTPIIVAPNSEQPFEHMCDASGYAIGAVLGQR; translated from the exons ATGGCTCAAAATATGTCCGACCCAGGTAGCTTCATTATTCCTTGCACAATTGGGAGTTACGCCTTTGCAAAGGCATTATGTGATTTGGAAGCCAtcataaatttgatgtcattGGCTGTATACACCAAACTGGGCATTGGTAGAGCTAGACTGACTTCGATGCTACTGCAGTTGGCCGACCGCACGGTAAAAAGACCTACTGGGATTCTTGATGATGTATTGGTGCAAGTGGGGAAGTTTGTGTTCCCCGCAGACTttgttattctggattgtgaggtagatgaGGAGATACCTATCACTTTAGGTAGGCCATTTTTGGCCACTGGGAGAGCCCTGATTGATTGTGAGACTGGGGAATTAAAAATGAGACCGAACGATGAAGAAGTCATATTCAATGTTCAGCATTCCATGAGGAGACCGAGTGAGTATGTGAATTGCTCTATAGTGGAGGCAGTGGATGTGATACTGCAAGAAGATGATGTGACCCTGACTGCTAAGGATCCATTGGAGGCATGTCTAAtaaatttagaagaaatggatggtgaaGGGTTGGTTGAGTGGGTTATGGCACTGGAAGGACAAGGATTTTGGAAAAGAGAACCTCAGTTCGAGTCCCTTGAGTTAGAGAAAAGAGCTACACCCCCAGCAAAGCCATCGGTAGAGGAACCACCCAAGTTGGAGCTGAAGTTACTCCCAACTCACCTCAG GTTGGCATTTGAGGAGTTGAATAAGAGATTGGTGActacacccatcattgttgcacccaactCGGAGCAACCGTTCGAGCACATGTGCGACGCCAGTGGCTACGCCataggagcagttttggggcagcGATAG